GCAGAGGTGCAGATCGACGGCCGGCATGAGCCGGGGTGGGTCACGCCGTTCACCGTCACCGGTTTGGCCGTTGGAGGTCACACGGTCAGCTTCAGCAAGCCGGGGCACACGGGTGTGAGCCGGACGGCCCAGGTCGCAGCCGGCCAGAACGCGATCCTGGCTGTGCCCATGGCCGAGCTTGCCGCCACCATCTCCGTGAACAGCACGCCCGCGGGCGCCAACGTCATCCTCGATGGCAGGGACACCGGCAAGGTCACGCCGGCACAGATCGTCGTGGCCAAGGGCAGCCACACGGTTGCGGTGCGCAAACCAGGCTACCTCGATGCCTCCGGAACGCTGGAGACCGTACCCGGCCAAGCAGCGCAGTTCAGCCCCACCCTGAAGTTGACCGGCAGCACCGAGAACATCAAGACCGTGGGCAAGTTTGGGAGCATCTTCGGCGGCGCGCAGGAGAACTCAGGCCGGGTCGCAGTGCGCACCAACCCCAAGGGCGCGCAGGTGCTGGTCAACGGGCAGCCGGTGAAGAAGACCACTCCGGTCGAGTTCTTTCTCAGCCCGGGAAGCTACGAGATCAGCCTGACACTGGAAGGCTACAAGCCCGTCAAGAAGGTCGTGGATGTGGAGAAGGGCGGGAAGCTGACCGTGGACGTGACCCTCACACACTAGCGCCGGGTCTTTACGGCGAAAACTGCACGGCCCCGATGCTCCGCTTGAGGAATCCAGCCGATTCTACCCTGTTCCCGGGCGAGCGAAGCAAGCCACATGAGGAATGCTACATTCCCCGGGCGTTGCATGGCCGGGGACGATATGATACGTTGCGCGCGTTCCAAAAGCGGAATCTGGAGGAGAGATGGCGTTCGGTTTAGTGATTCTCCTGCTGATTGTGGGTGGGCTGGCCTTCCTGGGGGTGATGTACAACAGCCTGGTGGGGCTGCGGGTGCGGGCGGATTCCGCCTGGTCCGACATTGACGTCCAGCTCAAGCGCCGCCACGACCTGATCCCGAACCTGGTGGAGACGGTGAAAGGGTACGCCGGCCACGAAAAGAGCACTTTCGAAAACGTCACCAAGTACCGCTCCATGGCCATGCAGGCCACGGGGCCGGCGGAGCGGGCCCAGGCCGAGGGCCAACTGACCATGGCGCTCAAGAGCCTGTTCGCGGTGGCGGAGAATTATCCGCAACTGCGGGCTTCGGAGAATTTCAGTTCCCTGCAGAAGTCGCTGGCCGAGATCGAGGACAACCTGCAGAACGCGCGCCGCTACTACAACGCCGTGGTGCGCGACCTGAACACCAGCATCCAGGTCTTTCCCAAGAACCTGGTAGCCGGCATGTTCGGCTTCCAGCCGCGTGCGTTCTTCGAGTTGGACGCGGCCGCAGAGCGCGAGGCCCCGGCGGTGAAGTTCTGATCTGATGTCCTGGAAGTCCCCAGTCGCGGGCCGGAGGAGCCGGTTCCCATCCGGCCTCGCCCTTCTGCTGCTTGTTCTCGCGGCCTCCCTTCCCGCTGCGGCGCGCAGTTGGCGCATCGCCAACTTCAGCAGCCAGGTGCTGGTGGACGAGGACTCCAGCGCCGTCATTACCGAGCGCATCACCTTGGTCTTTGTCGGACACTGGAACGGGATCTACCGCGACATCCCGGTGGACTACCCTGGCCCGGGCGGCAGCAACTACAAGCTCCTGCTCAAGGTCACCCGCGTGGTCGACGGCGAGGGCCACCCCCTCGAGTACGAGAGCCGCGTCGAAGACGGCTATCGCAAACTGAAGATCTACGTCCCGGACGCGGATGACACCACCCGCACGGTGGAGATCACCTACCACGTCTCCAACGGCATCCGCCACTTCGAAGACCACGACGAGTTCTACTGGAACGTCACCGGCAACGACTGGCCGGTTCCCATCGACCACGCCTCGGCCTTCGTCATCTTCCCGGCGCAGGCCGCCGGCAGCCTGCGCGCGCAGGCCTTCACCGGAGCCTACGGCGACACCTCGCACGAAGCCACGGCCACCGTCAACGGCGCCAATGCCCAGTTCGAGACCACCAGTCCCCTTCCCCTGCGCGGCGGACTCACCATTGACGTCTATGTCCCGCCCGGCATCCTGCGGGCCCCGGGGATCCTGACGCGCATCGGCTGGTTCCTGGCCGGCAACTCCATCGTGTTGTTGCCGCTGGCGGCACTGGCGGTGATGTTTCCGCTGTGGTGGTACAAGGGCCGCGACCCCGATCCCGGGATTTCGGTGGCGCCCATCTATGAGCCTCCGGCGAACATGACGCCCGCCGAAATGGGGACGCTGATCGATGACAGCGTCGATCCCCGCGATATCACCTCCACGCTCGTGGACCTGGCGGTGCGCGGCTACGTCAGGATCGAAGAGATCAAGGACGAGGGCATGCTCTCCCTCTTCCACAGCAAGGACTACGTCTTTCATCTGCTGAAGCCCATGACCCAGTGGCAGGAACTCGCCCCGCACGAGCGCGTGATGCTGGAGAACGTCTTCGCGGGAGGCCAGCAGACCAAGCTGTCGGATCTCAGGAACAAGTTCTATACCGCCATCCCCATCCTCAAGCACGACATCCTGCACGCCCTCAAGAACAAGGGCATGTATCGCACGGACCCGGATGCGGCGCAGAAATACCGGCTGGGAAGCATCGCGCTCATCGTTGTGCTGTTCGTGGTCCTGCACTGGATGGGCCTGATGTCGGTTTTTGACTCCGGGCTCACCGGCTTCGTTGCCGTGGCGGCCGCGGGGCTGGTCGTGTACCTGTTCGGCCGGAAGATGACCTGCAAGACCTTCTACGGCGTCCGCACTTTCACCGCGGTGCGCGGCTTCCAGGAGTTCATGCAGCGGGTGGATGCCGATCGCCTGAAGCGCATGCCGCCCGATACCTTCGAGAAGTATCTGCCCTTCGCCATGGCCCTGGGAGTGGAGCACCAGTGGGCGCACGCCTTCGAAGGCATCGTGAAGGACCCGCCCAACTGGTACCAGTCCAGCGGCGGCGGCATGTTCAGCCCCTGGATGTTCACCAACGGCCTGACCAGCATGACCAGTCAGGCGCAGTCGGCGTTCGTTTCGGTGCCGCGGGCCAGTTCTTCGGGCTCCGGCTTCTCCAGCGGCGGCGGGTTCAGCGGCGGCGGCTTTTCCGGCGGCGGCTTCGGCGGTGGCGGCGGCGGAGCCTTCTGAGCCGCGCCCCCTGCTAGTGTGCCGCTGTCCTTCGTGGTATAAACCCGGAGTTCGCACCTTCATCCCTTCAGTCGCGGCGGGGCGTGGGGACCGCCGGGAGAGCAGAATCCTGTGACCGAGGCCAGAACCGGCAAGCGCTTCCCGTTGCGCCTGCCCATCACCATTCGCAAACACAAGTCCTCCCGGAAACACAAGGGCTCCACTACGGACGTGAGCGCGGGCGGTGCGTATTTTTCCGCCGCCGCCGACTTCGAGATCGGATCCACCATCGAGTTCGCCATCACCCTTCCCCACCAGGCCCTGGGAACGCGCAAAGATGTGGAGCTGCATTGCAGCGGGCGGGTGGTGCGCGCCGAAGCGGCCCCGGCGTCCCCCAAGAAACGGAAGAAGAAGCAGCAGCGATGGAAGGGACTGGCCTGCATCATCGACCAGTACAGGTTCGTGCGGAAGCCGTGAACCCAGGAACTGTAGCGCGATGTTGAAGGTGATACTGGCGGACAATCAGGCCATCTTCCGCGCCGGCGCCGCCAAGGTGCTGGCCGTGGAGGACGACGTGCGCATCGTCGCCCAGGCGCAAACCGGCGAACAGATGCAGATGGCCCTCGAACGCTTCCGCGCCAGCGTACTCATCCTCTCGCCGGCTTTGGTCCCCGCCCTGGACACCGTGCTCTCGGCCGCCAAGCAACAGAAGACTCACGTGGTGCTGGTGGCGGAGAACGGCGAGGACCCCGACAAGTATCTGAAGGACGGAGTCGGAGGCGTGGTGTTTCGCAGCGTCACCGGGAGCGCGCTGGTGGACTGCGTGCGCAAGGTGGCCAAGGGGGAGACCTGGGTGCAGGACGTGCGCTCGCTCGCCGAAGCCTCGGAAAGCGACCAGGTAGGCGCGCGCGTCCGCGACCGGCTCACCCCGCGCGAGCTGAGCATTGTGGCGCTGATCGTGCAGGGCTACAAGAACAAGGAGATCGCCACCCGCCTGGGCACCACCGAACAGGTCATCAAGAACTATCTGCGCAACGTGTACGACAAGGTAGGAGTCTCCGACCGCCTGGAGCTGGCGCTGTTCACCATCCACCACCGCATCCTGGCGGAAGCCGCGACGGCGGTCACCACCGCAGCGAACCCGGCTCGACCCTAGCTGACCTTCTCCCCAATCGATTTAGCCTGCGAGAACAGGTAGAGGTAGTCGGGGCCGCCGGCCTTGGAGTCGGTGCCCGACATGTTGAAGCCGCCGAAGGGATGCGCGCCCACCATGGCTCCCGTGCACTTGCGGTTGATGTAGAGGTTGCCCACGTGGAAGTCGCGCTTGGCGCGCTCGATCTTTTCCGGCGACGCCGTGTACACCGCCCCCGTCAACCCGAACTCGGTGTTGTTGGCGATGGTCAGGGCGTCATCGAAATTCTTGGCCTTGATCACGGCCAGCACTGGACCGAAGACCTCCTCCTGCGAGAGCCGCGCCCCTGGAGGGACGTCGGCGATGACCGTGGGCTGGAGGTAGTAGCCCTCGCCCGCGGCCGGCGCCGCGCCGCCGCCGGTGACCAGGCGTCCTTCCTTCTTGCCCACTGCGATGTACTCCTGGATGGACTTCATGGCGCCCTCGTTGATCACCGGGCCCATGAAGTGGTTCTCCGTGGGATCGCCGACGGAAATCTTCTCCACTCGTGCCTTCAGACGCTCGAGGAAGAGGTCGTAGATGCGCTCGTCCACAATGGCGCGCGAGCAGGCCGAGCACTTCTGTCCTTGGAATCCGAAAGCGGCCAGGGTCACGCCCTCGACCGCGGCGTCCAGGTTGGCGTCGGCGTCCACCACGATGGAATCCTTGCCGCCCATCTCCAGAACGGTGCGCTTGATCCAGATCTGCCCGGGGCGTGGTTGCGCCGCCCGGGCGTGGATGTCGAGCCCCACTTCCTTCGACCCGGTGAAAGCCACGTAGCGCGTCTTGGGGTGCTCCACGATGGCGTTGCCGAAGGTGGTGCCGGAGCCGGGGCAGAAGTTCACCACGCCGTCGGGCAGGCCCGCCTCCTGCAGCAGCTCGAAGAATTTGGCGGCGATGGTGGGCGAGTCGCTCGAAGGCTTCAGCACCACCGTGTTGCCGCAAACGATGGAGGCTAGGGTCATCCCCGCCATGATGGCGGCGGGAAAATTCCACGGCGGGATCACCGCGCCCACGCCCAGCGGGATGTAGCGCAACAGATCGCGCTCTCCCGGGAGCTGCACCGGCGTCTCCACGCGCGAAAGGCGCAGCGCCTCGCGGGCGTAGAACTCGCAGAAGTCGATGGTCTCGGCGATGTCGCCGTCGGCCTCCGCCCAGTTCTTTCCCACCTCGAAGACCAGCCAGGCCTCGAACTCGAACTTGCGCTCGCGCAGCAGGTCGCCGGCGCGCAACACCAGCCCGGCGCGCTCCTCCGCCGGCGTCCGCTTCCAGCTTTCGAAGGCGGCCAGCGCCGTCTCTACCGCCGGGGCGGCGTGCTCCGCCCCCGCCTTCTGGTGGATGCCCACCACCTGCGAGGGCCGCGCCGGGTTGATGGACTGGATCTTCCCTGAAGTGCGGCTCCGTTGGCCGCCGATCACCAGGTCGTACTCGCGGCCCAGCTCCGAGCGGACTTTCTCGATGGCGGCGCGCATGGCGCGGGCCGCGGCTTCGTCGCGGGAAAAATCGATCAGCGGCT
The sequence above is drawn from the Terriglobales bacterium genome and encodes:
- a CDS encoding PEGA domain-containing protein, which translates into the protein IALLFIVIVVGAFWLLTPAKHGTATGAAVPPSSQTTVAPAAPPLPLPTPAGPAKAKAKPVRAAAAPVEAPAATGGLSLDSSPQGAEVQIDGRHEPGWVTPFTVTGLAVGGHTVSFSKPGHTGVSRTAQVAAGQNAILAVPMAELAATISVNSTPAGANVILDGRDTGKVTPAQIVVAKGSHTVAVRKPGYLDASGTLETVPGQAAQFSPTLKLTGSTENIKTVGKFGSIFGGAQENSGRVAVRTNPKGAQVLVNGQPVKKTTPVEFFLSPGSYEISLTLEGYKPVKKVVDVEKGGKLTVDVTLTH
- a CDS encoding LemA family protein; its protein translation is MAFGLVILLLIVGGLAFLGVMYNSLVGLRVRADSAWSDIDVQLKRRHDLIPNLVETVKGYAGHEKSTFENVTKYRSMAMQATGPAERAQAEGQLTMALKSLFAVAENYPQLRASENFSSLQKSLAEIEDNLQNARRYYNAVVRDLNTSIQVFPKNLVAGMFGFQPRAFFELDAAAEREAPAVKF
- a CDS encoding DUF2207 domain-containing protein; the encoded protein is MSWKSPVAGRRSRFPSGLALLLLVLAASLPAAARSWRIANFSSQVLVDEDSSAVITERITLVFVGHWNGIYRDIPVDYPGPGGSNYKLLLKVTRVVDGEGHPLEYESRVEDGYRKLKIYVPDADDTTRTVEITYHVSNGIRHFEDHDEFYWNVTGNDWPVPIDHASAFVIFPAQAAGSLRAQAFTGAYGDTSHEATATVNGANAQFETTSPLPLRGGLTIDVYVPPGILRAPGILTRIGWFLAGNSIVLLPLAALAVMFPLWWYKGRDPDPGISVAPIYEPPANMTPAEMGTLIDDSVDPRDITSTLVDLAVRGYVRIEEIKDEGMLSLFHSKDYVFHLLKPMTQWQELAPHERVMLENVFAGGQQTKLSDLRNKFYTAIPILKHDILHALKNKGMYRTDPDAAQKYRLGSIALIVVLFVVLHWMGLMSVFDSGLTGFVAVAAAGLVVYLFGRKMTCKTFYGVRTFTAVRGFQEFMQRVDADRLKRMPPDTFEKYLPFAMALGVEHQWAHAFEGIVKDPPNWYQSSGGGMFSPWMFTNGLTSMTSQAQSAFVSVPRASSSGSGFSSGGGFSGGGFSGGGFGGGGGGAF
- a CDS encoding PilZ domain-containing protein; protein product: MTEARTGKRFPLRLPITIRKHKSSRKHKGSTTDVSAGGAYFSAAADFEIGSTIEFAITLPHQALGTRKDVELHCSGRVVRAEAAPASPKKRKKKQQRWKGLACIIDQYRFVRKP
- a CDS encoding response regulator transcription factor, translated to MLKVILADNQAIFRAGAAKVLAVEDDVRIVAQAQTGEQMQMALERFRASVLILSPALVPALDTVLSAAKQQKTHVVLVAENGEDPDKYLKDGVGGVVFRSVTGSALVDCVRKVAKGETWVQDVRSLAEASESDQVGARVRDRLTPRELSIVALIVQGYKNKEIATRLGTTEQVIKNYLRNVYDKVGVSDRLELALFTIHHRILAEAATAVTTAANPARP
- the pruA gene encoding L-glutamate gamma-semialdehyde dehydrogenase, whose translation is MATVEAPARVPTRLPQGEFRNEPLIDFSRDEAAARAMRAAIEKVRSELGREYDLVIGGQRSRTSGKIQSINPARPSQVVGIHQKAGAEHAAPAVETALAAFESWKRTPAEERAGLVLRAGDLLRERKFEFEAWLVFEVGKNWAEADGDIAETIDFCEFYAREALRLSRVETPVQLPGERDLLRYIPLGVGAVIPPWNFPAAIMAGMTLASIVCGNTVVLKPSSDSPTIAAKFFELLQEAGLPDGVVNFCPGSGTTFGNAIVEHPKTRYVAFTGSKEVGLDIHARAAQPRPGQIWIKRTVLEMGGKDSIVVDADANLDAAVEGVTLAAFGFQGQKCSACSRAIVDERIYDLFLERLKARVEKISVGDPTENHFMGPVINEGAMKSIQEYIAVGKKEGRLVTGGGAAPAAGEGYYLQPTVIADVPPGARLSQEEVFGPVLAVIKAKNFDDALTIANNTEFGLTGAVYTASPEKIERAKRDFHVGNLYINRKCTGAMVGAHPFGGFNMSGTDSKAGGPDYLYLFSQAKSIGEKVS